The segment taaagctggcaaaagcccttagggtccctATAACTTACCTACTTTCCACCAGGCCAAGCCTCCTGATAGCTCTTaggcttcagtaagaactagggtccttcaacccattcttcagttgaggtactTTTCGGTTGTTTCTAGGTTCTGGCAAGTGTGAATAaatatgctatgaacataggtgaGCAATGGACTTGTGGTAGGGTGGAGCACCTTTTAGATAAATGCCCAAGAGCTTTATACCTGTGATTTGAgagatggattctcagggttcTGAGGCACCAGGACTCTGAGGAAATGCTCATTTCCATAGTGGCAGTATTAGTTTGCACCCTACAAGCATGGAGAGTTGTTACCCAttctctacatccttaccagcatgactTGTCACTTgtattgatcttagcccttcAGACATGTGCAAGATAgattctcaaagtagttttgacttTCATTTCCTTGATTGCTGAGATGATAATgatttaagtatttctcagctttttgagattcctcttttgagaattctctgtttagatttataccccccccctttttttttaaagatttatttatttaatgggaGTGAGttcactgtacctgtcttcagacaggccaaaagagggcatcaggtcccactacagatggttgtgagtgaccatgtggttgctaggaattgaactcagggcctctggaatagcagtcagtcctcttaaccactgagccatctctctagcccctataccccatttttcaatTGAATTTTTTGCTTTAcaatgtctaatttcttgaggtcttcatgtattttatatattaggcctctataagatatggatttgtttaaaaaaatattttcccattctttagGCTCCCAGTTGACTGGGATTCTGCCACTTCTAATcccctttatatatttatttttttatttattggcaaAGAGGAGAAACAGAATACACAGGATGAGAATTGGCCTGTAATTTCTTAAAATTGTTATTACAATCTTGTAGTTCATGTTTAAAACATTTactgtctctctttctatctccttTCACTTTAGGTACCATTTACGTTGTATGATTCTATTCATTATAATCTAATTATATTGTTTCTCTGGAAAATGAAAGACCTTCACCTACAATTTTATCTTCTGAAAATTTACTATGTCATGAGTTTCTTGAGGTTTTGATAGTTTGGGAAACAGTTTTAGTGTCCTCTTCTGAAGGCTTGCCTCTCCTCATTTCTTGgcaaatctgtgttttccagttgtTGCAATCATCAAtttttgggttttgtgtgtgtgtgtgtgtgtgtgtgtgtgtgtgtgtgtgtgtgttgtgtattggTTGTACCTGATTAGTCAGCTTCCTTCAAGTGTTGTCTTGTCTTCAACATTATAGACTGTAACCCTAAGTCACATAAGATGCAGTTGAAGCAATTGCTATTCAGTCCTAAGATATTTTGCAAGCTTGgtgtttttttataattttaattttgtttttgttttttgaggacaaagtttctctatgtagccctggctgtcctgaaagtagGTATGTAGAACGTGCGGCCTCAAACGTAAATGGTCCACCTGACTCTGGctccagagtgccaggattaaatgtGGGCCAATGTGCCCagctttttctttatttgttcgtTTGTATATTATTGCCTGATGGGTTGGACAGTGGGTTTTGGCACATGTCAAGCATATGCTGCTGTGTTGATCTTCATCCACGTTACAAATTTTGAAATGTGATAGAGAGCATATTCTGTTTCTCAGGATGGCATGTATTAATGACATTCATACATATCATTCATGACATTCATATGCACATCATGTATGCCTAATCcccataatagtcagaaaatggctTCAGAATTCCTGAACTTGGACTAATCAATACTTGTGAAGCTCATTTCTAACTACTGGCAATTGAGGCCAATTATTTTAAGACCAGCAAGacctcttcactgctgagccagctcctgTCCTATGTTGCTTATTTAGGATCAACATTTACATTGCCAATATTTTCAGTTATCTGTTTGTATCTGTTTAAACATTCATTCCCTTTTAGTAAGATCTCATTACTGTTACAGTTTAAACTGGGCTACCTCAAGATTCTGGAAGAAGAATACAGAAGTACAGTGAATGTAATTCTTTGTAGGAACTCTAGTAAAAACCTCTGactcctttctatctttcttgtttgtttgattgatttttcataggagagacagggtcttaatatgtacctctggctgtcctggatagaCCTCAgatatacctgcctctgcctcctgagtgcttgaatTAAAGTCATGAGCCTATATGCTCACTTGATATTTTTTTGCAGTTAGTAATTGTTCATACAATTTCTCTGTGCTCAATACTGCGCCTCCTCCTCTCCATTAATTAGCATTTCTCTTGCAAGGCTATATCCTACTCAAAGAGCAAAGAAATGACAGAGGTGAACCTTATTActcagttttcttctaagatgatTTGGTAATTACATTAGAACGTCTGGGTCAAGAAATAAGTGGGTTAAGCACCAGAAGCATACATTTACAGTGATATCGGTATCATGGTTACTGTTGTACAAATGTATGGGATGTTTCAGGACGCATTGACCTATGATGATGTACATGTGAACTTCACTCGAGAAGAATGGGCTTTGCTGGATGCTTCACAGAAGAGTCTCTATAAAGATGTGATGCAGGAGACCTATAGGAACCTCACTGCTATAGGTAAGACagtgaattttctttcagtttttaaaataaggaaacaaatgttcctttgttactgttgcttttctgtaacttcaattGAGAATAAAGAAGAATGAGGTGAAAAAATCAGGTTCACTGAAGATAGTAACTTGAATGTTGCCTAATTTCCAATAATATATCATACATTTTCTGGTACTGTATTTTAGGTTACAATTGGGAAGACCATAGTTTTGAAGAACATTGTCAAAGTTTCAGAAGATatggaaggtaattttcatgtGCAAGTTGGTATGAATATGCCTCTGAAGGCATGTTAGTATGTCCTGGAACTTTTAAAGAAACGCCACAGTGTAAAAAAAAAGCCCTTCTTTAAGTGTATTGAGtattaaattctcacaaatccATGTACCTCAATGTCAGGTGTCTGACTTGTTTTTTGCAAGGCATTCctctaagaaagaagacaaaggaaCAAGGCCTTAACAGATCTTACCATTTGAATCATAGCCACATTACAGCTACTCTGTTTACCTGCCAATCTGTTTagtctcataacacacacacacacacacacacacacagaataggtgataattttatttttctaataggcAAATATATCATAGTAAAGCTGATTACTCATATACTAACATTGTTAAGTTTAAGTGAGAGGGACAGTTTATGAGAGTCAAGAATGTTGTTGAAGAGAACCCTTAATTCTTATACCATATGTCTATGATGAACAAAAAGTCAAACTGTGTGAATGCAAGTGGAaatatttcatttgttatttttacaGGTATATCCTGTGTCACAATGGATACAAGCCATGTGAGCACAAGGATAGTGAAAGGAgcaatgccccccacccccagaacaaTTAAGATATATGTAATAGTCCACATTTGAGCAGACTCTCTCAGTGTGACATATTTATAATTCGTTGGTTTCCCAACTTCATTGGGAATATATCCATAAACTCACATAGCAGAAAATCCCTGTGAATACTAGGATTGTGGAAATTTCCTTTCCGTTTGTCCTGGTTCACTTGGCTGATGTGATATGCTAATGTAGTGTATTTcacaataaatgaaaacatatgaatgtactcaatgtggtaaagctctgagctcttccatttctcttcaaatatatgagaaatCTCATAGAGCGAAAGGATGGTGCAAATGTGAACCATGTAATAACACTTTTACCAGCCCATAATGAATGGGAAACCATGAGTGTAAACAAAGTGATACAACCttaagatgtgatttttttttacaattagaccaaattataaaattaatttccacaGGTAAAAAGATTCATTAGTTTagtgaatgtggtaaagctttcccatgtgccatctatctatctttgcaggcatgaaagatgtcatactggagagaaaccatcTGAAAAtgctcagtgtggtaaagcctttgca is part of the Rattus norvegicus strain BN/NHsdMcwi chromosome 1, GRCr8, whole genome shotgun sequence genome and harbors:
- the LOC134484930 gene encoding zinc finger protein 431-like; this encodes MVTVVQMYGMFQDALTYDDVHVNFTREEWALLDASQKSLYKDVMQETYRNLTAIGYNWEDHSFEEHCQSFRRYGRYILCHNGYKPCEHKDSERSNAPHPQNN